The DNA window gaaaggtcctctttaagtgtcctTGAAAAATCATATCATTAACTGTTATTGAAAAGATATCTGGGTTTATATACAGAAATTGGAAAGTTACCATTTCAgtgttggggggaaggggggggggtggcagGTGGTTACATGATTATAAAAGGTCTGCCTGAACAATCCAAAGGTACTTTTTGGTCATTCATCTCCTTTATACATCACAATGATCATGTGCCCCTTGTGAGAAAGTAACAGGCAGGGTGATGGAAtgactatatctcccccaggttccttGCCTATGTTTGGTGATCCTTAATCCAGGACAGGTTTTCGATatacctcagcccaggtgtagcaggTAAAAGGGCCATAAAAGGGTACAGACCCTTCACTTCTGTGCAGACCCTGGGGGAGAGGGGATACGTCTGGGTCTGTCTGAGAACAACTTGTTATgatttgtgttttattttcttgagtggctggtagtaagtcacTCATATAGTGAGGGAAgttttgtttagttagagctcggctGAGCAGGTTCGTGTTTGGATttgtatttttgcctgaagtgcaAAAGAggcctaaggctgtattttatttgtttatttttctaaataaaaacaCCCTCCCTGACAGaattagaaaatattatttatcctggacaactgcaaaggcccagttcacatctgcacttgggccattccattcctgTCTCTGTAtcaaaaatgcagcggaaaaaagtcctgcaagcagcacttttctatctgcatttttcaagtggaaatcacacggaccccattatagtgcatggggtccgtgggtttccttaggtaaacgcctttttatgcggattaggtttccgtttgggttgGAAGCCCCCAAGCAGACTCaccgaatggaaatccatgcgcagatgtgaattgaGTGTAACGTAAAAACAGAAATACAGATGGACAATTCACTCAGGGCCAAGTGAATTTATAAAGGTTGAAGTATTCCAAGAAGACTGCTGTTACTCTTTATATAATTTAAAGGGGAGTCCATAGTTCTTTAAGATACACACCTGAGCTGCTGCAGGAAGGGATGAGTAAGGTCTATGTAACTTATAAAATATATCAGAGCAAAGCAGGCTGGATAGCAGGTATCTGAATAAGCAGCTGCCATTACCCAAGTGTAGTCAACTGGACATGAAACTACCCTGACCCAGGTTGTAGATTACACATGAACCTACATGGAGCAACAAAGTTCCAGTAAATACTGAGGCATATTTCTGATATTTACCATTTAGACCTGTAGAATGCAAAGTACATTTAGGGAAAAAGCAGTACATGTTCATGGCTTTTTAGGCAAAACAGCTCAGGTGTCTGTTTACTTGACAACACAGTAGGACTATCGCTGTCAAAGGCTATAGGCAGTGGTTTTCACTAACTTCTGCAATACATCACATGTTTGACAGTCATAACCATGTTTCCAGCTTGCTGCTTATTTATAGCCTGCTTTATCTGAAATATGtttagaaggggaaaaaaaaaacaaaaacaaaattccACTGCATTGCATTCAGTCTAATATGGTAATACTAGACAATGTGGCTGAAAGTGCAGATCCTCTTCTATACAACATGTTTGGAAGTTCAGCTATTTTGTTCAACTTTGTAGCTCAATAGTATCTGATTACAGCAAACGGGAGGAAAcaatggggttgtccagtttcagagcaATACTAAGAgatcaatgttattgtttgtataataaaaagttgtacaattcatCAATATACTTCATgtgtcaattcctcacagttttctacatCACATgcccatgaactgtatatcacatgatcatgaacagatttttatccactgggagtaagcagaatgaatgatggCAACCAGAAATCTAGGAAACTATCAGGATACATTGGCACAAAGTATGTTggaaaattttacaaatttttattacacaaacaatagtatgtgtctctcaatattggtctggaagtggacaacctctttaaggaaacATTTATGTAATATTTTGTTTTGCCCATATTCCCCATAGGTCTAATTAAAACAGAGTCCAAAGAGAAAACCTctacgaactttctgtctaaagcgctgcgggaagaaccacgatgcattggcgctgtggtttttcccgcagtgccttTTTGCTGAGGGGCGCACACATGGGTCCTTAACCTTAAGAAGGATCAGTTGCTCTCTTACGTTAATTGTAGGGCAGGCCTATCCTGCTTTGCGAcattggtttttcccgcagcgctttagcgctgtgtatcgtcctgaggggccttagcctaaaactataCCAGATCTTTTATGTCAAAGCCTTTGAACTGACTGGATTATAGTGAAAAATCCGCTAAGAAGCGTTCGAAGATTAAAATAGTTTACCACATATGTCCATCCTGACTTGAAGAGTTTTATTAGGAGCCTAAGATTTAGAGGAATTTACCCTGTGTATAATCTATTCATAATGCGcatataatatatctatattGTGTTAACATCAGTATATCTCCAATTGTTGAATACTTACACAAAACTAAAACATCCCACTGATACGATCAGTATAAAAGAATGCACTAACCAGAATGCTAGATTCACTTCACAGGATAAAGCATATAATCTGAGTACAAAAGCTTCTGTATATACCAGCTAAAACCAGCTGATAGGCAGAACCTGACTAGTGCATTTAACATGTTGGTCACCGACTATGCAAGGAAGGAAAAGCAGCTTGTAAGGCCTAGTAGCTCACCTTTATCTGTTCTGTCAGCGCTGCCATTTGCATATTCAAGTGGATACTTGGAGCACTCCTCCTTCTGCTGCTTTAACACTTCATCCATGAGTCTGGAACTATTCTGCTTGAAGATCCCtttgagagaacataaaaaggtCACCATTCCCCAGCTGTTTACATGCTCACATCACTGTTTGCTATTAAACATTGAGAAATTCAGTCAGAACTAGATTTGGCCAATTTAGTAACTGGCAGCCGCTGATATAAGAGGGCGATGAAAGGGGAATGTAAGGTAATATGGTCCCAGTAAACAATTGTGAAGGACAAAACGTTCCAGTAGCCGAGGAGAAGTGAACTGGAGGTTTCTGTGCAGCCAAGTGTATTCACTCATAGTGGTAGAGTCATGTGGTGACAGGATGGCTGCTTGTGTCAATGTCAGCTCGTGTGTGACTGCAGTACGGGGGCACAATTGTTTGCGTAGGAGCCTCAGGGATTTAAGTAATGCTTTCTATATTGTTTAATCACCTTCAATTCCCATCCATGATTTTGCAGAAGCCATTTAATGGGGTACTCCAGTTACTACAAGTTATTCCCAATCCGCTGGCTGCCTGATTGGTAAGAGACGACTGCTGGGAAGCCACCTATCATGAGTATGGGGGACATGTGTGTCCCATATGGATGGAGTAGTAGGTTGTGCATGTAGCCTGACACTTCATTCACTCTAAGTAACTTTCATTATCAGCGGAGTACTGTGCTCTGCTGCAGacccataagggccccttcacacggcgtaagcgcgccgctcctttagacacatatacatgtgtccgagtgcggcgcttaaaaacagagcccattgatttcaatgggaagcgcgcggatatcggcatatacgcatgcttcccattgaaatcaatgggctctgttttgggcACATCAATgggcacatgtatacgtgtctaaatgagcggcgcgcttacgccgtgtgaaggggcccttaaagatGACTGTAGTAGCAGCAAGTAAGTGTGACCTGCCGCTTCATTCACACAGGGTGGAAAAGAAAACCAGTCTCATAATTATCCAAGACAATCCCACACAAACCAGTTAACATGGTCCTCCACCAGGTCATGGGAAAATTGGCTTACAAGAAAGTGGTCcttggtccaaaaaaaaaaaaaaaaagttggggagCACTGCTCTAGGGTTTGACAGATCCTATCTAGTGGCAGTCTTTACAGTGTTATTTTCTGATGAAGTATTGTAGAGGAAATATTTCACACTGTCAACCTGTCCCACACCTTAGGCTTCGGGCACTTTGGAAAGCTGTAAAGCAACTGCAGTAAACTTATAGCATATGTCCAACTTCTGACGTGTCAGGTAAGGTACCTGCTATGCAAATGTGTATAAAATCCCCTTTTAACCCCCTAATAAGCCACATTACATTTGCAAAAAGCctcactaaaatgtcactttcttTCTGACAGATTTTCAATTTAAGTCTCAGATAAATATAGCTGGCAGATAACTCCGTTGCCTTATATACATTTTAATCCTTTATTGATCTAACACATTTTAGCATTCAACCAATAACATGTTATCCATTCTCTCCATTTCAGCTTTCATAACTTTTGAAATTTTATTTCAGTGTAGCTTTAAAAGaccttttttttcaactgtaatttttattgagaaCATTTTTCCATAACAAAAtataagaagaacaagaacagaaTTAGAACATCAGAGAGGGGGAAAGGCTATGGGCCAAACCCCTTATAAGACCTTTTATCTTTTTGATCACCCTTTTTGgtaccccctcccctggggtcacCTGAAATGATCTCCCTGCAGTTGCACGTGTTCACTTGCATACTGGATGAACTGAATGCAGCGAGTATTTGCAGCTCCAATTCAACCAGTGATATATCTTGGACTCTACTAGGGATACAGGCATGCTCTTGGCTTTAAGATACCACTTTGCCCGGAGCTCTAGCACCCGTGGAGTTTACATGACTGCTACCTCCGCAGCTTCACTGAACTAATTAGGGTAAACTTATGTCATTTGCTCCTCAATCAGGAAACATTCAAAACGGTCGGGGGAGGTGGTTAAAGAGAGgatgtcaccaaaacccagccctACAAATAGCTCAGTGTCACCTGAAACAGTGTTTGCCCCTTGTGATTTGACGCCTCATTTCCACTGCTTTTGTAAATAAGTAAATGAAgattttggagcaatgaaggcattGCTGCtttcctctttggagcaatagaaAGACTCTCAGTgctcaaagagctcatttgcatattgacaagaacAGCAATACATTGGAAACAGAGGCACAGATTCTCAAGGAGAACCTATTTGCGGACTTGGTTAAtatctggttctggtgacagactcactttaaagaGGGTTGTGCCATGAAAGGAAGTTATGGCCTATACACAAGACATAACCCTATTTGCAGTTGAGGGCCATTAGGGGGACACAGTGAATCAGCACAGCCAGGGGGCTGCCTCAGCTACACTCTGTCATGTCAGAAGTTGGCATGTGTGAGCCATTTACTACATATCCATTGTATAAGTCACAACTTTCTGATGGGTGGGTTTCCGATTGCAGGCACCCCCGGTGATCATAAAAACGGGGTCCTGTCTCACCTATATAAATGGAGCTGCAATCTGTACATGTGGAAACCCCATGTGGAATGCTGTACTCAGAAATCTCCCACAGTCACACACAATTATTAAAGTGGCAATAAAGATGGGGAGAGATTAGACCTTATTCTTGGGACTGGCAGGGGTCACAGCAGAGAAAACCCCAAGAAGGAGCAAGTTAAGACCTCTCCTGTGAATAAACTTGCTTTAGTGGCACAATCATTTTTAAGATATGGACATGGTAAAAAGCTGAGGCTCCTTCATTCTGGTTTATCAGTTACAGCTCACAAACACAAGCTTCTAACATGAcaatacagttaaaggggttttccaagacatTTTAAAACTATTTTATACTGCTGATAGTGAGCCAATAAACAAACaagtactcacctgtccccaatccTTCATCTGCAGCGGTGGCAGGTTAGTTGGTATACAGTTCTCCTGGATGTTTGAGcctggttatcactgcagccaatcacaaacCTCAGGGTCACCTCTTCAGAAAGGATACATCATAGCAGTCacatgccatttgtgaagaggtcgcTACTAAAACCTGTGATTGGCTCCAGCAGTCTCCGCTCAAACGGAACATCACTGGTGACAATTTAAACATGACCTGTATACAAAAGAATGGAGTTCCCACCTCTGGTAATAGAAGTCCCAGGGAGATGCGAGTACTGTTTGTTAGGTTTATTGGCCCACTAGCAGCAGttttaaatggtaaaaaaaaaaaaatctcagtaaacccctttaaggcatcacCATGTTTGTGCAAATGCGCCATGTCCTCCTGATACTGGATTTCTGCTTTGATTAATAGGCAGGTTTGCTATGATGAGAGAATAGACTTGTAAAAAGTGAACACACTCTATAACCTATTCACCAAACGGAACCCTACACGTGTAAATCAGGGAGTtgcatatatgtatttatatgacCATTCCCCACAGATCTGCAGTTCTCAAGATAACCCTTCCACTGGCTGATGAAGTAATTtcaagggattctatcacctacccCTGAGAATAGTCAACTATCAACACCATTTTGTTACTTTAGTAGATTTGGAGAGCAATAactttaaatttatttatatatctataagcCTAGATGAGATCTCCCGTGTCCAGAAGATCCGGGCAAGAGTTACtcaggaagggctagtagtgggcgggctagctagggaaaaagggagggggtgtgagagcgGTGCGAGTCAGCCATGAGTGgagagcaatgcatcatgataGTTGTAGGATAAACGAACAGGAAGCTAtgccaggtaaacaaatgcagaggatgccaggagcttccagagaaacccagaaatatctcataacactgctaaaggtatatgggtgtatttattaacccatgaaTTGCActgaccataatatatatatatatatatatatatatatatatatatatattttttacacagAAAACCCCCTTAACGTTATATCCTCTTAGAGCCCACCATCTCTTGAGATAGTTCTCTGAGCTGCTGGCTAGCCTGGACACACGAGTGCTAGGCCAACACCAAGTTCCTTGCCAAAAATGAATGCTAGCAGAAAGCCACACCAGGTGAGCATAGTGCACAGGTCACGTGAACAGCTGCCCGGAAGCTGCTGACGTCACACACGAATGAATGAATAACATAGATAAGACATATGACGAGCAGTCTGCCTATCGCTATGGTTACCTTGCGGGTCGTAGACGCTGACATAAGAGATGCCCAGTGCCATACACCACAGCACCAGGCTGGCCACGTCCGTGTAGCTCTCCTGCTCTTCGCTGATCAGCAGTCCGATGTGTACGGGCAGCTTGCTGAGCTTCGCCCGGTCCCGGCTGCGCAGTAACACCTCCCGCTGCTGGGCGCTGAGGTCGCGGTGCAGGTAGGTGCAGTCACAGCGCTGCCTTAGATACGTAGTGTCCGAGGACTGCAGACACAGGCACCGGCCGCCCACATCCCGGGCCTCACGCCTGGGGAACTTCCAGTCAAGCCGTTGCCCCCGCTCCTGGCAGGAGATATCAGGAGGCATGAGGAGGGCACCCGCTGCTCGCCACACTCTCCAGTGCCAGAGTCGGAGCCATGCCAGCAGTGCCCGCTGTACATTGAGCAGTAGGTGTAGGAGGCGCCAGGTCAGCGCGTACAGCACGGACATGTCCGCTGCTCACTGACACCGGCACCTCAGCCCCGCTACCATGCCACTGCCGTACTGGGAACTCCGGCGCTCCACACTCAGCACACGCTCACACGGGATTGGACCAGGGATTAGGTGTCGTCACTTCCGAGGGAAAGAGACTGCGTGACGTGGCCGGCGCAGGTTGGAGCCGGAATCTGGGAAAAGGTTGTACAACAAACGAGTTTTACGAGAAGGCCTGACGTGTACTGAGGGGCGACAGCGACACCTGGTGACAGGTCGAGGGTATGTCCACGCAGGTCTTAGCTATATGGCTCAGATGCTGCAGCTAATTCTCTGAGATGTGCACTAGCAGTTTATGCTGCAAGTTTACATTGTAGCTTTAGCAATTACCCTTAGAATTACACCGCAAAAACCAAAACATTGTGGGCAGTTTTGCCATTTTGGAATTTggtgagataatcctttaatagtgccgCCATGGGGAatttagtgtgttacagcagcatagataatacagtaatatactacAAGAAAGAACATGTACAAGCTCATAGCTCCCCAGGACTGAggtggcccttctaaccagcctgtcaagtctattcctatccctgacTGGAAAGCTACTCCCTCAGCAGACCATTCCGAAGAAGATGGTTGATGCTACTGCAGAGTTGATAAAAGTCCTAAggagtggcccctggactccgaaggccctcagcctctgagcaggtagagtctgctgtgaccctttctgtgcagcgcctccaggtgatcagcccagtccttattattgaggagcacacccaggtacttatagatcttgactatctcaatacacgTGCCCTGGATGTCCAATGGATTTGGGGCACTCCTCTGCTtaataaagtccaccaccatctccttggtcttcccagcatttatCCTGAGGTAGTTCCACTGACATCACAAagtcccgatttaagtctctgtactccctgttgtctccatcagtgatgaggcctactattgcagagtcatcgaagtacttctgtaagtaacagctagatgagttgcatctgtaacagcagtgtacagtgtgaagagaaaagggccagaactgtaccttgtggtgcccctgtactacagatcacaatgtcagacacacagtcccgggctctcacatactgacgtCTGTTTGTGAcgtaggatccagttggacaggtgatggtgcACTCacacaaggtccagcttgtctctcagtagcctTGACTGAATGATgttaaaaacactgaaaaaatcaaagaacattattctcacagtgtttcctGGTTTCTACAAGTGaaaaagagctctgtgaagaagatggatgatggcgtcatccaccccaatgcccagctgattggcaaactggagggggtccatggCAGAGCTCACCAAATGTCAGAGATGTGCCAGGACCAGTCTCTTTAGaaccttcatcaagtgggatgtcaatgctacaggtctgtatCCGTTGAGGTCCGTCGGATGAGGTGTCTTTCGAACTGGtagcacacaagatgttttccataattgtggtaccacccccagcttcaggctcatattgtacataacaccacacagctggtttccacacattttaaagaggacctttcaccatatccgggcacaggcagtgttatatactgccagaaagctgacagtgcgctgagttcagcgcactgtcggctttcccgatctgtgcccggtgtgaagagcttacggtccggtaccgtagctcttctatggtcagaagggcgtttctgaccattagccagagacgtccttctgcctcgcggcgccaatcgcgctgtgctgtggagccgggaggaacgccccctccctccctgataatgctcgtctatggacgagctgtgtgagcagagggagggggcgttcctctcggctccacagtacagcgcgattggcgccgcgaggcagaaggacgtctctggctaatggtcagaaacgcccttctgaccatagaagagctacggtaccggaccgtaagctcttcacaccgggcacagatcgggaaagccgacagtgcgctgaactcagcgcactgtcagctttctggcagtatataacactgcatgtgcccagatatggtgaaaggtcctctttaagaacgcTCACACTTATCCCATTGAGTCCTGTGACCTTGTCTGCTTTTATCTTCCTGATTTCCCTGCACACTTGAGACTCAGTGAAGATCAGATTGTAACCAGATGGCAGTTGAGTGCAAGCAAGTGGGAGTGGGGCCCCGATGGTGGTGGGGGGTTGAATGACATGTTGGGGGGGGGCAGGAGCAGCTATGTGATCAAATCTGTTGAAGAATAGATTTAGTTCATTAAGCCACTttttatctccttctatctgggaGACAGGCTGCCTGTAGCCAGATATTGCCTTAAAACTATTGCAAATTTTACTGACAACTGTTGTCTTCCTGCAATGGAAATTCATCAGCGACCCTGTCTTGTATGGGTATACCTTTTAAAGGAGGGGTCCCCAGCCACCAGTCCGCAGGATGGTGGGCCTCAGTAGACATGGCTTTTGGCACAGCACAGTATGTGGGGCGGGACGGCAATCTGGCC is part of the Leptodactylus fuscus isolate aLepFus1 chromosome 3, aLepFus1.hap2, whole genome shotgun sequence genome and encodes:
- the NUS1 gene encoding dehydrodolichyl diphosphate synthase complex subunit NUS1, with the protein product MSVLYALTWRLLHLLLNVQRALLAWLRLWHWRVWRAAGALLMPPDISCQERGQRLDWKFPRREARDVGGRCLCLQSSDTTYLRQRCDCTYLHRDLSAQQREVLLRSRDRAKLSKLPVHIGLLISEEQESYTDVASLVLWCMALGISYVSVYDPQGIFKQNSSRLMDEVLKQQKEECSKYPLEYANGSADRTDKAFPRLPVLKVLSPEDGKPNIVKAAQNFCQLVAERQKTPADLDVDAFDHLLRSTQNFPDPDLILKFGSISSTLGFLPWHIRLSEIISLPSHVNIQYEDFFFALCCYAGCEQRLGK